One segment of Cydia fagiglandana chromosome 12, ilCydFagi1.1, whole genome shotgun sequence DNA contains the following:
- the LOC134669658 gene encoding large ribosomal subunit protein eL36 has translation MAPRFEIAVGLRKGHKTTKISAGRKGITDKAIKIRPARLKGLQTKHSKFVRDLVREVVGHAQYEKRAMELLKVSKDKRALKFLKRRLGTHIRAKRKREELSNVLTQMRKAAAQAHHHH, from the exons ATGGCTCCCCGGTTTGAAATCGCGGTTGGTCTGCGAAAAGGCCACAAAACCACTAAAATCTCCGCCGGCAGGAAAGGCATTACAGACAAAGCCATCAAAATCCGCCCAGCTAGgctaaagggg CTCCAGACCAAGCACTCAAAGTTCGTGCGTGACTTGGTTCGTGAGGTCGTCGGACACGCGCAGTATGAGAAGAGGGCTATGGAGTTGCTgaag GTGTCGAAGGACAAGCGCGCGCTCAAGTTCCTGAAGCGCCGCCTCGGCACCCACATCCGCGCCAAGAGGAAGCGTGAGGAGCTCAGCAACGTGCTCACGCAGATGAGGAAGGCCGCCGCGCAGGCGCACCACCACCACTAA
- the LOC134669605 gene encoding ribose-phosphate pyrophosphokinase 2, producing MPSTASQEQLVNKLDNLVLPLTTRMPNIKVFSGSSHPDLAQKIVDRLGIDLGKVVTKKFSNMETCVEIGESVRGEDVYIVQSGSGEINDNLMELLIMINACKIASASRVTAVIPCFPYARQDKKDKSRAPITAKLVANILSVSGADHIITMDLHASQIQGFFDIPVDNLFAEPAVLKWIKENIPDWKTSIVVSPDAGGAKRVTSIADRLNVEFALIHKERKKANEVASMVLVGDVKDRTAILVDDMADTCGTVCHAAEKLIEAGAIKVYAILTHGIFSGPAISRINNACLEAVVVTNTIPQDRHMQDCPKIQCIDVSMMLAEAVRRTHNGESVSYLFSNVPY from the coding sequence ATGCCATCAACTGCATCGCAAGAACAATTAGTTAACAAGTTAGACAACCTTGTTTTGCCATTAACCACAAGAATGCCGAACATCAAAGTGTTCAGCGGGAGCTCGCACCCTGATCTGGCGCAGAAGATCGTCGATCGACTGGGAATCGACCTGGGAAAAGTGGTAACCAAGAAATTTAGCAACATGGAAACATGTGTGGAGATCGGAGAGTCGGTGCGCGGCGAAGATGTTTATATCGTGCAGAGCGGCAGCGGAGAGATCAATGACAATCTAATGGAACTCCTAATTATGATCAATGCGTGCAAAATAGCTTCGGCGTCGCGCGTAACTGCCGTCATCCCGTGCTTCCCGTACGCGCGACAAGACAAGAAAGACAAAAGCCGAGCGCCGATCACTGCCAAGCTCGTCGCCAACATCCTGTCCGTGTCGGGCGCCGACCACATAATCACCATGGACCTTCACGCGTCTCAAATTCAGGGATTCTTTGACATACCTGTAGATAACCTCTTTGCTGAGCCAGCTGTTTTGAAGTGGATAAAAGAAAACATTCCTGACTGGAAGACCAGTATTGTGGTGTCACCTGATGCTGGTGGTGCTAAGAGGGTCACTTCGATTGCTGATCGCCTCAATGTTGAGTTCGCTTTGATCCACAAAGAGAGGAAGAAGGCTAATGAAGTGGCTTCCATGGTGCTTGTTGGTGACGTTAAGGACCGCACAGCCATCCTGGTCGACGACATGGCTGACACTTGTGGAACTGTCTGCCACGCTGCTGAAAAACTGATAGAAGCAGGCGCTATAAAAGTTTATGCCATACTTACTCATGGTATCTTCTCCGGCCCTGCTATCTCAAGGATCAACAATGCCTGTTTAGAGGCTGTGGTTGTCACTAACACGATCCCTCAGGACCGGCATATGCAGGACTGTCCCAAGATCCAGTGCATTGATGTGTCCATGATGCTGGCGGAAGCGGTCCGGCGTACACACAACGGGGAATCAGTGTCGTACCTATTCTCAAATGTTCCATATTAG